The stretch of DNA CGAAAACCCAGCCGTGGGCGATGCAGTCAAGAATCCGGCCGTTGAAGTCCCCGCGCCCCAGCGACACTCCCTCGTGGGGGCAGCGGGCATCGTAAGCCTTCGGTTCCCCGCCGTCGGGCCACAGAATGACGATTTCCTTCTTGCCCACGGTCAAGGGCACCAGTTCGCCCTCGCCGAGCAGGCTTTGTTTGCAGACGTCTTCGAATGCCATTGCGTTTGTCTCTCATTTGCCTGGGTCAATTTCCGGGCTTCGCTTCGCAGGGCGACGGCCACGGCGCGAGCCGGCGCTTCGATGAGCCAGGCCCCGGAGGGGAGTCCGCCGAGGTTGGAGCGACGCGCAGCAGATCCAGCAGCGTTTCGATGCGCTCGGGGCGCCCTCTCATGAGGAACAGCTCACCTCGATGTTGCGCATGTAATCCGGCGGCTCGGTGGCATAGCTTTCCTTTTCCGGCTGCTCGTCGTAGGGCCGGCGCAGCAGCTCTGCCAGGGTAGCGACCTCCGAGTAGTCGCCCAGTTGAGCCTTGTCTATCGCGATCTGCGCCAAGTGGTTGCGCAGCACGTATTTCGGATTGATCCGGTTCATGCGCCTGGCCCGCGCCTCGTCGTCCGTGTTCTGCTCGCTCCGTAGCCGGGCACGGTAATCGGCGGCCCAGGCATCGAAGGACTGGATGTCGGCGAACTCCTCCCGCACGCCTTTGGCGGGCGCATCGCTGCTGGTGCGGATGCGGGCGAGCAACCGGAAGCCGCGGGTGAAATCGCCCCGGCTTCTCTGCAGCAACCCCAAGAATTCGTTGACCAGTTTGCCGTCGGCTTCGCGTAGCTCCCTGAGCCCGAGCTTATCCGCCCAGCCGCGCATCACCGACTGGTGATAAGCCGGCGCGTAGCGCTGGAGGATATCCTTTCCGATCTCGGCGGCCTGTTCCGGGCCATCCGCCAGCAGCGGCGATACGGCCTGCAGCAAGCGTTCGCAGTTCCAGCGGCCGATCTCGGGCTGGGCGCTGTAGGCGTAGCGCCCTTCGTAATCGGAATGGTTGCAGACGTGGTATTGGCGGAACCGATCCATGAAGCCGAATGGGCCGTAATCCAGGGTCAACCCGAGCACGGAAAAATTGTCGGTGTTCATCACCCCGTGGCAAAAGCCCAGCAACTGCCATTGCGCGATCAGCCGCGCCGTGCGCTCGACCACTTCCCCCAGCCAGGCGGCGTAGCGGTCCGGCCGGCCCTGCAGATGCGGAAAATGCTCGGAGATCACGTGGTCCGCCAGCCGCGCCATCGGCCCTGTCCGGCCTTGGCCGGCAAAATATTCGAACTGCCCGAAACGCACGAAGCTGGCCGCAGTCCGGCACACCACGGCGGCATTCTCCACGGTTTCACGCACGACCGGCTGGGACGATGCGACCAAGCTGAGGCAGCGGGTGGTCGGCACCCCGAGCGCGTGCATGGCCTCCGACCCCAGGTATTCGCGGATCGACGAACGCAATACGGCGCGGCCGTCCAGCCCCCGCGAATACGGCGTCGGCCCCGCGCCTTTGAGTTGCAGCTCGATGCGCTGCCCGGCCGGCGTCCGCACCTCGGCGATCAGCAGTGCGCGACCGTCGCCCAGTTGCGGCACCCAGTGACCGAACTGATGGCCGGCGTAGACGGAAGCCGAAGACGCATATCCCGGCCAAGGCTGACTGCCGGCCAGAATCTCGACGAATTCGAGACCGCATTCCGAATCGACACCCAGTTCGCTGGCCAAAGCGGCATTGAAATGAACCATTCTCGGCTCGGGCAGGGGCGTGGCCGCCACCGGCTGGTGGAAAGGCGCCCCGAGCCGCGCATAGGCGGGCGCGAGCGGCAGGTCGGCGGGCTCCAACGGACGAGATTGCGGCGGCTGCATCATGGCGGACATGAGATCAGCCCTCCGCGCCGCCGGAAAAAACCGCGGGGTCCATGTCCCATTCCTCGAGGACTCGGCCCGTTTCGGCACCGCCGCCGTCGAAGCTGCGCTCCTCGAAGCGGACATGGCCGTCACGCCCCATCACCAGCACCGTGCTGGAGCGCGTGCCATACTCTCCGCCCGCCACGAAGCAGGCAGAGAGACGTTCCTCCTCTTCCGGCCCGATGCCGGTGTCCGGTAAACCTCGGCTATACGTGGTGCGATCGGCCAGCAACGCGAAACCGGCAGCGGCGAAATCCTCGGCGCTCAGGCAAGAGCCGGCCGGCCTCGGCAGCTCGGCGGCGCCATGCGCCTTGATCTTGGCCAGCTCGGTGTGGCCATCGAGCAACATCTTGAAACCGCCATGACTCAGGATGTAGCCGCCGAACAAGGTATTGAGCCAAGTACACTTGGGCCAGGGCTCGTCGAGCAGTCCGTTGGACAAGGTGTGGATGCCCGGCGTGAGAGCGATCGGCAGGCGCGAGCGGGTACCGGCATAGAACACTTGGCGGGGCGAACCCAGCAGCAGGTTGTAAGGCGCGTGATCGCCCTTGGAGCGGATGAAGCGCCGCGCATGCACCGTGGGATCTTCGCCGGATTCAAGATAATCCAGCGGCAGCCGGCCGCGTGAAGGCGCGCCGGGTGCCGGCGACGAACCGTCACGGTATCCGGTCACCAGAGAGAAACGTCCCTCGCGCGTGACCGCCAACCAGGTACCGCCGTGCACCTGGTCTTCGCCGGCCAGACACTCCGGCTCGCGCGTCCACCAGCCGGCCGCCGAGGTGGGGCGGTCATACCGCTCGTCGCGATTGGCGATCAACGCCAGGGGAAAGTCGGGGTGGGCGCCCCAGGCGATTGCGGTCACGCTCATCGAGTATTCGCTTCCGGAAATGGTGGACGGGATGACACCTCTGAAGCGATTTGCGTGCCAAGGGAAAAGCGCCCCTTGCCCATTGATTTTGCGGGGAATTCACAGCGATATCTTGTCCTAAACCGGACAAGGAGGCCGATTCGGCCGACACCCCCTTGGTCGTGTTCGCGCGGCTAGCTTCCCGATGCTCCTGGGACGACACCTTCGATTTGGAGCATCCTGGCCTTGGTCGCGATGCCGCCGTGAGCGGAAAATCCGCCGAGCTTCCCGCTCGCCCCCAGAATCCTGTGGCAGGGAATGATGAGCGGGACAGGGTTGCGTCCCAGCGCCTGGCCCACGGCACGGGCCGCCGCAGGCCGTTTCAAGACACGAGCCAATTCGCCGTAACTGCGGACCTGGCCGGCAGGGATGTTCCGGGCAGCCGCGTAAACGGCCAGGGCAAACGGCCCCGCGCCTTCCGGCTCCACCCGAACCTCGCTGAAATCCTGCAGATCGCCCCGGAAATGTCGCCTGATCTTCTCGATCACCTCCGCGATCACCGGCGGCGGGGCGGCCGCTCCCTCCGCCCTTGTCAGCTCGGCAAGGGTTGACTCGGTCTCCGCCGCCGTGGCCTCCGGAAGCTGAAACCGGGTGACGGCAGGCACCGCATCGGCACCATCGGCCTCGCGCCAAGCGATCCCGCAGACGCCGAAAGCCGTGTCGAACAAACAGTAAGTCATGGGCTTCGCGAACTTGGACCCGACGGCGCGCATCCTATGTCGTTTCCTTCAACCGGTTCCCCTTCAGCACCCGCCGGACAGCACCGTTGCTGCTGGGGCAACGACCGGGATCGCTGTCGGCGTATTCCTTCGTATGGCGCCGGATGGAACCGTTCGCCACGGCGAGCCAATCGACGTCTCGCCAGCCATTGCCGCCGACCTCCGCTGGCAATGGCAGACAGGCCAGAGTCAAGGCGAGCGGGTATTTCACGTGTCGAGCCCGAACTCCGGCACGCGGTCAGGAGCCGCGTGTCCGCTCTTCCCGCCCCTTTTCCCGGCCGAGCAACTTGGCCAGCTCTCCCAGTTCGGTGGAAAGGATTTCCAGATAGTCGTCGGCGCTGACGATTCCGACCAAAACGCCCCGATCATCGACGACGGGAATCCGCCGAACCCCGTTCACGCGCATGCGTTGCAGCGTTTCCCACAACCCGTCCTGTTCGCGCGCGGTCACGAGTTCGAAGCTCATGACATCGCCGACCGTCACCGCTTCGGGGGCTACTTCCTTCGCCAGGATCTCGACCACCAGATCCCGGTCGGTCAAGATCCCGACAGGCTTGCAGCCGTGCTCGGACTCTTCCACCACCACGACACTGCCGACATGATGCTGGCGCATCACCTTGGCGGCTTCCACGATCGTGTCACCCTTCCCGACGATCACGGTATCTCGAATGCAGAACTGACCGATGGACATGTTTGCTCCTCGCTGAATTGCTGTCGTGAAACTGCTCGGACGTCGAGCACCGGGCCGCTGGCCATGATCTCACCTGCCCCTGCTTCCGTATTCGATTGTCGGCTATTCCGATCCGGGGCGGCAACCCTCGGATAGAGCCAAGACGGCATACATCCTGCTTGTTCATGTCGATACCGGACATCCGGATCGTCAAGCAAAGGTGTAATATGGACACAATCAAAACAGCAAGTTACGTCATAAACCGGAAGAAAAGCCGCGGTCTTCCCCCCGATCCCCATGCGGCAAATGCCCCTTCGGCCCTCCCCGGCGCAACCGCTTTCGGCGACACCAGCCTGTCTCGGGTGATCGAAGATTCTTTGTCCGATCTGACGGAAGCGGTCAGCCCTGTATCTTCGGTAACACTGAATGCCGAGACCGCAGCGTCTGCCGGACCCTTGCCAAAAACGCGAGCAGGCGCCGAATCAGTGAAGTGTTGCGACACATTGAGTTAGCGTGATCGCGGCATCCCGGCGGTCAAGAAACGGCTGCGGTCATGCCAGCCCATCGTCCAGCGTCAAACCGGGGATGCGGGCGAATTCCCCGGTGCCATACCGTGAGGCCGGGCAAGGGCGTCGATTTGCAGATCGTACGGACCGATCGGCGT from Methylococcus geothermalis encodes:
- a CDS encoding Rieske (2Fe-2S) protein, with translation MAFEDVCKQSLLGEGELVPLTVGKKEIVILWPDGGEPKAYDARCPHEGVSLGRGDFNGRILDCIAHGWVFDGRSGQSLQPAGWCMKEYPMRIENGMVQVDVSGG
- a CDS encoding protein adenylyltransferase SelO, translated to MSAMMQPPQSRPLEPADLPLAPAYARLGAPFHQPVAATPLPEPRMVHFNAALASELGVDSECGLEFVEILAGSQPWPGYASSASVYAGHQFGHWVPQLGDGRALLIAEVRTPAGQRIELQLKGAGPTPYSRGLDGRAVLRSSIREYLGSEAMHALGVPTTRCLSLVASSQPVVRETVENAAVVCRTAASFVRFGQFEYFAGQGRTGPMARLADHVISEHFPHLQGRPDRYAAWLGEVVERTARLIAQWQLLGFCHGVMNTDNFSVLGLTLDYGPFGFMDRFRQYHVCNHSDYEGRYAYSAQPEIGRWNCERLLQAVSPLLADGPEQAAEIGKDILQRYAPAYHQSVMRGWADKLGLRELREADGKLVNEFLGLLQRSRGDFTRGFRLLARIRTSSDAPAKGVREEFADIQSFDAWAADYRARLRSEQNTDDEARARRMNRINPKYVLRNHLAQIAIDKAQLGDYSEVATLAELLRRPYDEQPEKESYATEPPDYMRNIEVSCSS
- a CDS encoding methylated-DNA--[protein]-cysteine S-methyltransferase, whose product is MTYCLFDTAFGVCGIAWREADGADAVPAVTRFQLPEATAAETESTLAELTRAEGAAAPPPVIAEVIEKIRRHFRGDLQDFSEVRVEPEGAGPFALAVYAAARNIPAGQVRSYGELARVLKRPAAARAVGQALGRNPVPLIIPCHRILGASGKLGGFSAHGGIATKARMLQIEGVVPGASGS
- a CDS encoding NRDE family protein → MSVTAIAWGAHPDFPLALIANRDERYDRPTSAAGWWTREPECLAGEDQVHGGTWLAVTREGRFSLVTGYRDGSSPAPGAPSRGRLPLDYLESGEDPTVHARRFIRSKGDHAPYNLLLGSPRQVFYAGTRSRLPIALTPGIHTLSNGLLDEPWPKCTWLNTLFGGYILSHGGFKMLLDGHTELAKIKAHGAAELPRPAGSCLSAEDFAAAGFALLADRTTYSRGLPDTGIGPEEEERLSACFVAGGEYGTRSSTVLVMGRDGHVRFEERSFDGGGAETGRVLEEWDMDPAVFSGGAEG
- a CDS encoding CBS domain-containing protein; the protein is MSIGQFCIRDTVIVGKGDTIVEAAKVMRQHHVGSVVVVEESEHGCKPVGILTDRDLVVEILAKEVAPEAVTVGDVMSFELVTAREQDGLWETLQRMRVNGVRRIPVVDDRGVLVGIVSADDYLEILSTELGELAKLLGREKGREERTRGS